Proteins co-encoded in one Actinomadura luteofluorescens genomic window:
- a CDS encoding DNA polymerase III subunit delta' produces MSVWDDLVGQEPVIAQLSSAAGGTGGLAHAWLFTGPPGSGRVTAARAFAAALQCTETPRGCGHCASCHQVLQGTHADVEVVRPQGLSFGIRDARALVLRASSSPSGSGRQIVLFEDADRATEGAANALLKAIEEPPPRTVWLLCTPSPEDLLVTIRSRCRLVTLQTPPIAAIADFLVQRDGVERETAEVVARAAQGHISRARRLASDPRMRRVREQVVAVPRRLTGVSAAVAAAETLVSAAKAERDAQTAELNDAETSALRKALGESEKGRMPRGTAGALKELEDRQKSRATRILRDALDRTLLDLASYYRDVLTLQLGAGSELVNIELGPELRSAAGDGRPEDTLRRLDAIMDCRERLAANVNPQLAFEALTLALRHG; encoded by the coding sequence ATGAGCGTGTGGGACGACCTGGTGGGGCAGGAGCCCGTCATCGCGCAGCTGTCTTCGGCGGCCGGCGGGACGGGCGGGCTCGCGCACGCGTGGCTGTTCACCGGGCCGCCCGGGTCCGGGCGCGTGACCGCGGCGCGGGCGTTCGCCGCGGCCCTGCAGTGCACGGAGACGCCGCGCGGGTGCGGGCACTGCGCGTCCTGCCACCAGGTGCTCCAGGGGACGCACGCCGATGTCGAGGTCGTCCGCCCGCAGGGGTTGTCGTTCGGCATCAGGGACGCCCGCGCGCTGGTGCTGCGGGCCTCGTCCTCGCCGAGCGGGAGCGGGCGGCAGATCGTGCTGTTCGAGGACGCCGACCGGGCCACCGAGGGCGCCGCGAACGCGCTGCTGAAGGCGATCGAGGAGCCGCCGCCGCGGACGGTGTGGCTGCTGTGCACGCCGTCGCCGGAGGACCTGCTCGTCACGATCAGGTCGCGCTGCCGGCTGGTGACCCTGCAGACGCCTCCGATCGCGGCGATCGCCGACTTCCTGGTCCAGCGCGACGGCGTCGAGCGCGAGACCGCCGAGGTGGTGGCGCGGGCGGCGCAGGGGCACATCAGCCGGGCGCGCCGGCTCGCCTCGGATCCGCGGATGCGGCGGGTGCGCGAGCAGGTGGTGGCGGTGCCGCGCCGGCTGACGGGGGTGAGCGCGGCGGTCGCGGCGGCGGAGACGCTCGTGAGCGCGGCGAAGGCGGAGCGGGACGCGCAGACCGCCGAGCTGAACGACGCGGAGACCTCCGCCCTGCGCAAGGCGCTCGGCGAGAGCGAGAAGGGGCGGATGCCGCGCGGGACGGCGGGCGCCCTCAAGGAGCTGGAGGACCGGCAGAAGTCGCGGGCGACGCGGATCCTGCGCGACGCCCTGGACCGGACGCTGCTCGACCTCGCGTCCTACTACCGGGACGTGCTGACGCTGCAACTGGGGGCGGGCAGCGAGCTGGTCAACATCGAGCTCGGCCCCGAGCTGCGGTCGGCCGCGGGGGACGGGCGCCCGGAGGACACCCTCCGGCGCCTCGATGCGATCATGGACTGCAGGGAGCGGTTGGCGGCGAACGTCAATCCGCAGCTGGCCTTCGAGGCGCTGACCTTGGCGTTGCGGCACGGGTGA
- a CDS encoding S8 family peptidase, whose product MRRALISAACAVTTVTALAFPASAAPGPAQAKGEVSEYVVLYKEGASLGQAHRAVSAAGGKVVHENRDVGVATVTSQNPEFIHAVMNQRALDGVAHNRIIGEAPKAKKKAPKAEKLNGTLHGAENKAAPAGKPSKDTEPLADLQWDMKQMHATADGSYKKEPGDRRVLVGVLDTGVDGDHPDIAPNFNRKLSRNFTHDIPADANGNEVDGPCEFTSCVDPNDWDDNDHGTHVASTIASPRNGLGMAGVAPNVSIVNLRVGQDSGYFFLQPTVDGLTYAAKNGIDVVNMSYYIDPWLWNCGDNPADSPEDQLEQRTIIKAAQRALDFAHDRGVTLISAAGNDLVDYTKTNTDDSSPDFPSTPGEEPHDRTVPASCVSMPSEGENVIPISATGPSGRKSYYSSFGNGYVAVAAPGGDKVDNADQRPDDKGGIWAAYPERLAKERGELNADGTPNVSYIIRSCKGDKCAYYQSIQGTSMASPHAVGVAALIVSKYGHRDRSGGLTMDPRLVERVLRGTATPKACPSPATVEYVWYTKSNGQWVKHTSTQTCEGSKGQNGFFGSGIVDALNAVSR is encoded by the coding sequence TTGCGGCGAGCCTTGATTTCCGCCGCGTGCGCCGTCACCACCGTGACGGCCCTCGCGTTCCCAGCATCCGCAGCTCCGGGCCCGGCACAGGCGAAGGGCGAGGTCTCGGAGTACGTCGTCCTCTACAAGGAGGGCGCGTCCCTCGGACAGGCTCACCGGGCCGTCTCGGCGGCCGGCGGCAAGGTCGTGCACGAGAACCGCGACGTGGGCGTCGCGACCGTCACGTCCCAGAACCCGGAGTTCATCCACGCCGTGATGAACCAGCGGGCGCTCGACGGCGTCGCGCACAACCGGATCATCGGCGAGGCGCCCAAGGCCAAGAAGAAGGCGCCGAAGGCCGAGAAGCTCAACGGGACCCTCCACGGCGCCGAGAACAAGGCCGCCCCCGCGGGCAAGCCGTCCAAGGACACCGAGCCCCTGGCGGACCTGCAGTGGGACATGAAGCAGATGCACGCCACGGCGGACGGCTCCTACAAGAAGGAGCCGGGTGACCGGCGCGTGCTGGTCGGCGTCCTCGACACCGGCGTGGACGGCGACCACCCGGACATCGCGCCGAACTTCAACCGCAAGCTCAGCCGCAACTTCACCCACGACATCCCGGCCGACGCCAACGGCAACGAGGTCGACGGGCCCTGCGAGTTCACGTCCTGCGTCGACCCCAACGACTGGGACGACAACGACCACGGCACGCACGTCGCGTCCACGATCGCCTCGCCCCGCAACGGCCTCGGCATGGCGGGCGTCGCGCCGAACGTGTCGATCGTGAACCTGCGCGTCGGCCAGGACTCCGGCTACTTCTTCCTCCAGCCGACCGTCGACGGCCTCACCTACGCGGCGAAGAACGGCATCGACGTCGTCAACATGTCGTACTACATCGACCCGTGGCTGTGGAACTGCGGCGACAACCCCGCCGACAGCCCCGAGGACCAGCTGGAGCAGCGCACCATCATCAAGGCGGCGCAGCGCGCCCTGGACTTCGCGCACGACCGCGGCGTCACGCTGATCTCCGCGGCCGGCAACGACCTCGTCGACTACACCAAGACGAACACCGACGACAGCAGCCCCGACTTCCCGTCCACCCCGGGCGAGGAGCCGCACGACCGCACCGTCCCGGCGAGCTGCGTGTCGATGCCGTCCGAGGGCGAGAACGTCATCCCGATCTCGGCCACCGGCCCGAGCGGCCGCAAGTCGTACTACAGCAGCTTCGGCAACGGCTACGTCGCGGTCGCGGCGCCCGGCGGCGACAAGGTCGACAACGCCGACCAGCGTCCGGACGACAAGGGCGGCATCTGGGCGGCCTACCCGGAGCGGCTCGCCAAGGAGCGCGGCGAGCTGAACGCCGACGGCACGCCGAACGTGTCGTACATCATCCGCAGCTGCAAGGGCGACAAGTGCGCCTACTACCAGTCGATTCAGGGCACCTCGATGGCGTCCCCGCACGCGGTCGGCGTCGCGGCGCTCATCGTCAGCAAGTACGGGCACCGGGACCGCAGCGGCGGCCTGACCATGGACCCGCGCCTCGTCGAGCGGGTTCTGCGCGGCACCGCGACCCCCAAGGCATGCCCGAGCCCGGCGACGGTCGAGTACGTCTGGTACACCAAGTCGAACGGCCAGTGGGTGAAGCACACCTCCACCCAGACCTGTGAAGGCTCGAAGGGCCAGAACGGGTTCTTCGGCAGCGGCATCGTGGACGCGCTCAACGCCGTCTCGCGCTGA
- a CDS encoding low molecular weight protein-tyrosine-phosphatase, with protein sequence MPFRVTFVCTGNICRSPMAEWILRHHVEQEGLDVEVDSSGTGGWHVGDGADERTVAALERAGYRSAHIARQFDAAWFDEYDMIIAMDAGHEKALRSMAPNWQARGSIRRLREFDPDAGGDLDVPDPYYGGRDDFDLVLWQVEAAMPGLLKEIRSVLDDG encoded by the coding sequence ATGCCGTTCCGAGTCACCTTCGTCTGCACGGGCAACATCTGCCGCTCCCCGATGGCCGAATGGATCCTGCGTCACCACGTCGAGCAGGAGGGCTTGGACGTCGAGGTGGACAGCTCCGGCACCGGCGGCTGGCACGTCGGCGACGGGGCCGACGAGCGGACGGTCGCGGCGCTGGAGCGCGCCGGCTACCGGTCGGCGCACATCGCGCGGCAGTTCGACGCCGCCTGGTTCGACGAGTACGACATGATCATCGCGATGGACGCGGGCCACGAGAAGGCGCTGCGCTCGATGGCGCCGAACTGGCAGGCGCGCGGGAGCATCCGGCGGCTGCGCGAGTTCGACCCGGACGCGGGCGGCGACCTCGACGTCCCCGACCCCTACTACGGCGGCCGTGACGACTTCGACCTCGTTCTGTGGCAGGTGGAGGCGGCGATGCCCGGCCTGCTGAAGGAGATCCGTTCGGTGCTCGATGACGGCTGA
- a CDS encoding fructosamine kinase family protein: protein MTAERLRPRLERLLGTGVEKVKDLGSSHSWTLHRASLTDGRDVFVKAAQDQAGVFAAEAAGLRWLGEAGPGTPVPDVVASDDRMLVLPWLHSAPPSREAAERLGRELAALHTGNRPDAYGAPWDGFIADLPLDNTLDDRPWPSWYAERRLEPFLRLGAAHLSSGDVRLVERVMADIESLAGPPEPPSRVHGDLWSGNVLWTGERALLIDPAAHGGHRETDLAMMALFGTPHLDTVLGAYDEVAPLADGWRSRVPLHQLHPLLVHVALFGGSYRASLVEAARASLG from the coding sequence ATGACGGCTGAGCGACTGCGGCCGCGCCTGGAGAGGCTGCTCGGAACCGGGGTCGAGAAGGTGAAAGACCTCGGTTCCAGCCATTCCTGGACGTTGCACAGGGCCTCCCTGACCGACGGCCGCGATGTGTTCGTGAAGGCGGCGCAGGACCAGGCGGGCGTGTTCGCGGCAGAGGCGGCAGGGCTCCGCTGGCTGGGGGAGGCAGGCCCTGGGACGCCCGTCCCCGACGTCGTCGCGTCCGACGACCGCATGCTCGTCCTGCCGTGGCTGCATTCGGCGCCACCGTCCCGCGAGGCCGCCGAACGTCTCGGACGGGAACTGGCCGCCCTGCACACCGGGAACCGTCCTGACGCCTACGGCGCGCCCTGGGACGGCTTCATCGCCGACCTCCCCTTGGACAACACGCTGGACGACCGCCCCTGGCCCTCCTGGTACGCGGAACGCCGCCTCGAACCGTTCCTTCGCCTCGGGGCCGCGCACCTGTCGTCCGGCGACGTCCGCCTGGTGGAGCGTGTCATGGCGGACATCGAGTCACTTGCCGGACCGCCGGAGCCGCCGTCCCGCGTCCACGGTGACCTGTGGTCGGGGAACGTCCTGTGGACGGGCGAGCGGGCGCTGCTCATCGACCCGGCCGCGCACGGCGGGCACCGCGAGACCGACCTCGCCATGATGGCGCTGTTCGGGACACCGCACCTCGACACCGTCCTCGGCGCCTACGATGAGGTCGCGCCCCTGGCGGACGGATGGCGCTCCCGCGTCCCCCTGCACCAGCTGCACCCGCTGCTCGTCCATGTGGCACTGTTCGGCGGGTCGTACCGGGCGTCCCTGGTCGAGGCGGCCCGTGCGTCCCTCGGCTGA
- a CDS encoding PSP1 domain-containing protein, producing MMMAVSFTRYGRLFYLDPGPHSPQVGDKVLVPTDSGPEVAECVWAPQWVSEDIDGLPECAGPATDEHLARDEANRRRRAEGRLIAKRLIRKHDLPMKVIGVDYLDADNVFKIYFTAPHRVDFRALVRDLARGIKARVELRQVGPRDEARLQGGIGPCGRDLCCATFLKDFEPVSVRMAKEQDLPVNPLRIAGACGRLMCCLKYEHPLYVKAHGSMPALGSRVETPNGPGQVVGRNVPSDKVTVRLNSGGRCSCPSASVCSPRKQHDAHYNPTPDDT from the coding sequence ATGATGATGGCCGTCAGCTTCACCCGTTACGGCCGCCTGTTCTACCTGGATCCGGGCCCGCACAGCCCCCAGGTCGGCGACAAGGTCCTCGTCCCCACCGACTCGGGCCCCGAGGTCGCCGAGTGCGTGTGGGCGCCGCAGTGGGTCTCCGAGGACATCGACGGCCTCCCCGAGTGCGCGGGCCCCGCCACCGACGAGCACCTCGCCCGTGACGAGGCCAACCGCCGCCGCCGCGCCGAGGGCCGCCTCATCGCCAAGCGCCTCATCCGCAAGCACGACCTCCCGATGAAGGTCATCGGCGTCGACTACCTCGACGCCGACAACGTCTTCAAGATCTACTTCACCGCCCCGCACCGCGTCGACTTCCGCGCCCTCGTCCGCGACCTGGCCCGCGGCATCAAGGCCCGCGTCGAGCTGCGCCAGGTCGGCCCCCGCGACGAGGCCCGCCTCCAGGGCGGCATCGGCCCCTGCGGCCGCGACCTGTGCTGCGCCACCTTCCTCAAGGACTTCGAACCCGTCTCCGTCCGCATGGCGAAGGAGCAGGACCTCCCGGTCAACCCCCTCCGCATCGCCGGCGCCTGCGGCCGCCTGATGTGCTGCCTCAAGTACGAGCACCCGCTGTACGTCAAGGCGCACGGCAGCATGCCGGCCCTGGGATCGCGCGTAGAGACGCCGAACGGCCCGGGCCAGGTCGTGGGGCGCAACGTCCCCTCCGACAAGGTCACCGTCCGCCTCAACAGCGGCGGCCGCTGCTCCTGCCCCTCGGCCTCCGTCTGCTCCCCCCGCAAGCAGCACGACGCCCACTACAACCCCACCCCCGACGACACCTGA
- a CDS encoding S1 family peptidase → MKLRVATLLASIVAVLAAVSPGASAAPRDVRPVAAPGAEGGQAIYGPGVRCTLGFNVRQNGTYYFLTAGGCAQAGMVLYADPGLTVQLGTVVSVTNLAVALVRYVEPSVERPGSVHLYPGSQDITTAGRPVVGQRVCRSGPTTGVRCGSVTAINATVNFPEGTITGLARTTVCTEPGDSPGAPYFSGTTAVGLGIGGVGDCASGGSSYFQPISPVLSAFGVSVY, encoded by the coding sequence GTGAAACTGCGCGTCGCGACCTTGCTCGCGAGCATCGTCGCCGTCCTGGCCGCCGTCAGCCCCGGCGCGTCCGCGGCGCCGAGGGACGTCCGTCCCGTCGCGGCGCCGGGCGCGGAAGGGGGACAGGCGATCTATGGGCCCGGTGTGCGCTGCACCCTCGGGTTCAACGTGCGGCAGAACGGCACGTACTACTTCCTCACCGCGGGCGGTTGCGCTCAGGCCGGCATGGTCCTGTACGCCGATCCGGGGCTGACCGTCCAGCTCGGGACGGTCGTCTCGGTGACGAACCTCGCCGTCGCGCTCGTCCGGTACGTGGAGCCCTCCGTTGAGCGGCCCGGCAGCGTCCACCTCTACCCGGGGTCGCAGGACATCACGACGGCGGGCCGGCCGGTCGTCGGCCAACGCGTCTGCCGCAGCGGGCCCACCACGGGCGTGCGCTGCGGCAGCGTGACGGCCATCAACGCGACCGTGAACTTCCCGGAGGGGACGATCACCGGGCTCGCGAGGACGACCGTGTGCACGGAGCCCGGGGACAGTCCCGGGGCTCCGTACTTCTCGGGCACCACCGCGGTCGGGCTGGGGATCGGCGGAGTGGGGGACTGCGCCAGCGGCGGGTCGTCCTACTTCCAGCCGATCTCTCCGGTGCTCAGTGCCTTCGGCGTCAGCGTGTACTAG